In Amphiprion ocellaris isolate individual 3 ecotype Okinawa chromosome 2, ASM2253959v1, whole genome shotgun sequence, the genomic stretch TTATCCACTGGAGACTGAGTGTCCGGGGCTGAAGTTCGACACAAGGGCTCCACTGGGTGTCACAGCGGTGCTAAGTGGCGCTCTATGACGCTCCGGGTGGCCATCGACAGCCTTAATAATCCCTCAAGTAGAGGAAACACGAAAACCCTTCGACTTATTGCGCGCAACAGTCCAGCCAAACAAAGCCCGACCACCTATCATTTCATAAATCTTTCTTCCCTCTGCGagagcccccccccccctttcTCCTCATCCGCACTCTGCGCCTGCAAATCTCCCTGAAATCAGTGACGAATAGAGccacccccccccccatccACCCTCATTCCAAATCTGGCCCATGTCCACTTAGCGTTCTCAGCAGCGTTAAAGCCCCAcattctctcctctcctcgtcTTCTTTCTTCCCTCCCACCGCCTCTCTCCGAGTTCGGACTACACGCAATTAAGCCATCTATCAAACCTCCCCCAGACATCCCAATCAACAGCGCCACACGCCAGCCACACAAGTTAAAAGACGAACTTCCCCCCGCCCTCTGGTCCTTCATATACGAAGCTGTGATTTCACCCTGATGTGCCACGGAACATACATTTTCCTGACGCGAATAAACCACCACCAACATGTGCAGAAGGTCCATCTTGTATTTGATAGCACGGTGCCCAAAGCACACGGGCCTCCATGATGTCCGCGACAGATAATACCCAAACACATCAATgtgaagcaataaaaaaaaccgCACCGTCttgtattatttgtattattttgctcATAATTTCCTCCCAAACTGGTCCAGAggataacaaaaacaaactgtcgCAGTGCCGGGCTGGGGCGAGGAGTGTGAGAGATGGAGAGGTGGTGGTCTTTACCGTGCGTGTGTAAGCGGGGGGTTGCTCTGAGTAAATGACTTTGACATGAGTGGAAGCAGGCTTTTTCCATCAAGCCCGGCCCTGGATACCACACACAGCGCGCCAGTGTCAGCTTACCGCCCCGGGCCAGAGCCGGTCCCATGGGCCCCACGTTCATTAGAGAGAGAAAAGCGAAATTAGGCGAGCGGGCGTCGACAGTTTCCTCCCCTATGGAGACATCACACACAGATTTGTCCAACATGATGGAGTTCTATATCCCATAAAGGTAATATCAACATCCGCGCTGCGACGGAGCGGAGATTATTGGGCTTTGAAGAACTAAAAAAGCATCCCGTTTTCTGTCTGTCGCTGAACGGAGATCTTCCAGGTTATGTTGTGCGTGTTAGTaatgatttcattttgttttttacttatttattttttagttatgTATAAGTAATGTTGCATGGTAAATATCGGTTGATTTCAGTCTTCCCATGGCTCCTATGCAAAACGTGTTagggaaacaaaatgaaacggAACACgatctgttaaaaactgcaaataaaaaaaaatccaattgtTACTATTTTAGTTCACAAACTCTGTGTATCTGTGCACGTGCTTGCAGACAGGGCCTTTTTGAGTTTAGATATAGCCAGGAGGATTTTCCAAACAATTACCAGCAACAGTAACCTTTGCACGTTGTACAACAAAGGATGTGCGGATAAAATCATTTTCcaccatgacacacacacacagcagttcGGTGGACCTTTACGGCCCCAGAAATTTCCTGCGACATCAAAACTTATGACCCCCGCCGAGATCAGGATGCCTTGGCCTGCAGAGGGAATCTTTGTTCTGGGAGCGCTTTGAAGGCGGCGATCCGGCCGCTTTTACGCACTGAGCTTATACGAGCTTCTAATTTAGTCTTTTGCAAATATCACGCGAAAAGATATTTagaggtgtgtgttttttttattcagagGTTTGTCTTTGCAGTTCGGTCACGGCTGGAGGCCCATATGAGCCCACTGCCGACACTACAAGGccttcagtttgttttcatgttgagGATAAGGTATAATGTTTACTACTAGAAAATATGAGGcggatttagaaaaaaaaatgactttaggTAACCTCTGGAACTTGTTGaaataaaaggatttttttcttttacaatatatttcatataaatattaaattataaatagataaactcctttaattttgtttgttatttcaaaaaatatgtaTCTACAAATATTAAGAAGCAAATGTGTCTTCAAATAATATGCAGCTACaatgtttaaatgtgtaataattACCTCTGTCTTAATTGTTCCGTGTTTTGATTGTCTTTAGGTTTAAAATAGGCCAGGGATAAACAACATTCACCCAGTGAAACAATAACAAACACTAAGTTCAGGTCATTTTAACGGTAATCTAATATTCTTCGGGCTGCTCGGCTCCTCTCCTGGCCGCTCCGCCTGTGTTTCCTGTGGCGGGGCCTGCAGCTTTGGAGCTGCCTCTCCGGGACTCTGGGAGGTCAGGCGCGGTTCAGTTTGCCGGAGTGACAGACTGTTTGGACTTCCTAACATTGTGCCGGCCTTAAAGTTTGGTTTCATAACACTGTGGGTCTTAGTCAGGCTCGGAATAGGCCTGACTTCTTCCTCAGGCATGTAGCTTGAAGGAAGCGCAGGCTGAAATGGAAACGCAGAGAAAGTTTACACATTTGAAATGCGCGTCATGACAACAAGGATGTTGACAGAGTAGAGACACAGAGGCTGTTGGAGCTGAACTACAGGCCCTCTGGACAGGTGTGTTGTTCCGGAGTTTCACCTGCAGGTTGCAGCATTGTCCCTGAAAACGGGAGACAGTCTCACCTGTTACCTGTCTGACTGCTCCGTgcgctgcaaacacacaccacccggcctgctgctgcttcaaatACACACAGTATGTGCCTGTTGGAAGAGCAAGTCAGTCAGATATGGCCAACTGAACAAATGGACATAAATATGATAATATCACCGaatcaaatgtttaaagattATTTGCATCCTTAAGTTTTCCCCCCAaaatggaaatgacaaaaatgccacATGTGGTATTCAGTTTTGCAACCCTCCCTTCTGCTTTACAGTCATAATAACCTGAGAAATTCCACAACTCTAATATCCAAATAATTCAGCTCTCTTGAATTATTCAACATCTCCGAAGTATAAATAATCCGTTTTTTTCCACAACCAGAAATGTAACGCTTCAGTACATCACCGTTTCCTTTAAATTGTGCAACAATCTGCTATATTTCCTCGGCATCTGCGTTTAAATCGTCAGGAACCTAAATCTCATAGAAGATTTAAGTGCTGAAGTTATACATATTCTCTTAGAGTTGCATGAAAAATAATAGCAGGCTGTTGGAATAATTTTAAGGAGAGTTCCAAAGACTGAAggttgttattatttattaaatatcaaACATCGCCAACTAAATATTGAATTGGAGAAACATTTGGGACATAATACATTTAATACCTGATTTGCTGGAGATCATTAAGtttaaactaataataataagcaaTTTAGCCACAGTTTCATTTCACATTCATTTGTTCTCATTGCAGGTCGGGATTAAATGTGGTTTCTCGTCGATGCATTGTATTCAGAGGGTTTATTTATTAAAGCCCTTAGACTGGGTGTCGGTGGACGGACGGCCGCTGAGTCTGGGGTCCGTTTCAGGACCGTGGAGAGCAACTCAGCCTCCTCCGGACAGGAGCAGTAAACAGCCTGCAGGACTGTGCGCGCACATTTCTGATGATGATATTATGTATGCGTGTAAATGTAACATCTGGCCAacataaataacacaaatgtctgaaaaaaaggAGGCCGACTTGGACTGCAGACGCATTTCACACCCCATGTTTCTCCTCGTTTTGTACAGtttattaacagttttttttttaacaaagcagTGATCATGACATTACACCAGCTGTACCACCAAATGATATTTTAGCCAACATTAtgcagcacaatacaaaaataacaacagtaaATACAATTTAACAGTAATTGTAGTTAAATTCCCTTCATTCCTGATGGGTTCTTCTGGATGGAAATCATTACATTTGATTTTGGCCAGTGGAAGATTTTATTTGTAGAACTGCTTGTCTGAAATGTAATGTGAGAACCTATGTACACACACTTCACCGCAAAAGAGGCATTTCTGATGTCTTTTGACGTCCATGTGGAGTGATAGCAACACAATTGGGAGTGTTGGGTTTAATATTTATTCTTTGacctgttgttttattttacctgtTGCTGCGCTGATTATTTTTGCCACTTTGAATACGTACCTCCTgataaatattcacaaaaattcTAAGAGGAGCCCGGAGGCAGTAACCAGGACATGAAGTTTGAGTCTAGGCTATTATTTTGAAGCAATCAGTTCcttcttttttgccttttcaatAGAGTCTACCATAGCCACTGCTGTCTAGCAGGTGTAAGGCCCACCAGCTCCCTTCAGCAGCTGCCTCTGATCTAACAACGCCCTTCCCTTTCATGTCTGCAATGAACAACTCAGTGAACGACATGCTTCCAttgtttcaagttttttttattcataaaaataacAGGCATGCATCGATCATTCTCAGGAAAACGGGACATTTTTCCATGCGCTTCTAGTGCAGCCACGTGAATCGTAACGCAGCTCAGTCAGTATCTTTTTACACAGATATATACATACAATATTTATACAGCAGGTCGTACAAAACATTAAAGTATAAATAGACTgatagggttttttttttaacatggcACTTGGCTGCCGTCATACAGTAGAAATGACCAATGAACCATGAATAGATGAGTACTCACTCTctaaaccacacacacacacacacacacacacacacacacacacacacacacacacacacgcacacacctacacacacacacacacacacacacacagtggaatGTCTTGCGATGACACTACTAATTTGCTTAAGTCACCACACAGATCTATACAGACAACACGCCatgttgtttcttttcactGCTAAATGACTGACAGTAGTCCTGATGAGACACACAGTCCCACACACTTAAACAGTTAAATCACTCAAAGCTAAAATCACCCACAAAAGTGCACACCATGCGTCAAAACGCACGCGTCTGACAGCAGTCCAAGTGTCTCACGACAGCAGGGAGTCTATATGGAAACCTCGCGCCTTGCTGGGCATCTTGAACGCGGCCTCAGGTGCGGCCATGCCGGCTGCGGTGTGCCGGAGGTATGTGGGAGCATCCCTGCTGGGCTCTGTGCCGCTGTACGCTGCCTCTGACAGGTAAGTGTGCTGTGTCGGGTAGTTCAGAGTGTAGGGAAGCAGGTGGGCCCCTGGGGACCAGTACACCCGGGGCCCGGGGTGCTCTGCGTCAGCGTGGCTCTCCTCCCTCCGTTTGAAAGGTGTGCTGAGGATGCTGTCAATGGCGAAGGAGCTGGAAAACTTTGCCCCCACCCTCTCCTCCGGGGCGGGGAGACGGGTGTCCTCACTGAGGATGTCCGGGCTCTCCTGCTCCTTGTGGGGCCTCTTGGCGATGCGCTTCCTCCTGCGACGGAACACCCCGTCAGCGAAGGTGTACTCGCTGTGCGGGTTGAGCATCCAGTAGTTGTCCTTGCCCCAGGGCCTGGACGGGTCCCGCAGCACTTTGAGGAAGCAGTCGTTGAGTGACAGGTTGTGGCGCACCGAGTTCCTCCAGCCGGTGTAGCTGCCGCGGAAAAACGGGAACTTCTTCATCAGGTAGTCGTTGATCTCTGCCAGAGTGAGGCGGCCGCTGCTGGACTCCCGGATGGCCATGGCGATGAGGGCGATGTAGGAGTAGGGAGGCTTGGGTCTGCGGGTGTAGGGCTTCCCCTTGCCGCCGTCGCCGCTCTGTGTGACAGGTGCCGGGCTGTTGGCCACGCAGTCCCCGTCCGACCCCAGCTCGTCTCCGGACAGCGGAGACGGGACTCCTCCGACCGCGTCCATACACAACTCCAGCGGCTTCTGCGCGAAGTGGTGGGCAGAGAAAACTTCAAGTTTCATTTTTCCAACTAACAGGATGATCTTCTCCTCTCAGTAACCTGGCAGCCGGAACTGTCTCTTCTGTCGGAGTGTAGTCTCGGCTGAGCAGCAGAGCAGGTGTAGGAGTCCTGACAGCAAAGTGTTGCTGTGGTGTAGAGGCTCGACCGTAGCGCTGGAGGCACCCTGAGCCTCAGTATGGAACAGCTGAATACAGATCTGTCTCCGGAGACACGCTTGTCTTGCTATAATATAATGCCTCGGCAAGGGACGGCCCACAGGCGGAGTTTCCAGCCCGAATCCATTGAAGCGATTGAGTGATATAGTACATGTATGTTTACAATTGGACGCTGACATGCCACGCCAGGGAAGAAGAAAAGTGGGAGGGTAAGTGGGGCGAGACAGGACAGGTATGGAAAATATAATTAGTCTAAAATgcaactatctatctatctaataatATATTATCAGTGGATATAATTAGATATGCCATTTTCTGGTTGCGTCGttgaatgacaataaataaacttaaaaacagactttatCCTGTAGTCCTGGCTCTGTTTGAATGTTTCTACAAGTGAGATTTTAGGCTTTTCCAAGGGAAAATTGCACAATTTTACGCACAAGCTCTATCCTTACACAGaacaacagcagacagacagatgacagcataacagagagaaaaacagacaagctTGCTGCTGCTTTGCACCTCAGCCTCCTACACCCTCCGCCGGTGTTGCCGTGGAACGAAGAagtaatacaaataaaagaaatagtTTTGGAAGAGTTCCACGCAACACACAATGAATGATATGCAAGCTATCGAGTTAAGCAATAAGACTGAgggaatgaaagaaaacaacacacagatCGTCTGGGAGGTCACAGGGAGTTCAGAGCTGAGGACCATTGCACCTGCATGCAAAGAAACAGCGGAGCGAGGAGCAGGGAGGAGCAAAACAAGCATTTCACCCCGTCTATGAGCCAGTGATGCAAATGAGGTGGGAGGATTCTGAGTCGCTCAACAACTTATCTACAAGAACCTGTACGAGAATTCTCCTGTATTGCTTTTTCCGCCACAAGTGTAAACCGCTTTCTTGGGTTGGGTTGGATTTTATTTGGGATTTAGTTGGTGTTTTAATGTCCAGGATGAGTCCTTACAGCTCTCAGACCATGTACCTTAAGGTCTGATATAGTCCACTATTATACTATTTCCTTTAGTAAAAGGAAATTGTGGAAATGATTCTTGAACAAATAAATAGACAAGGTTCACATCCTTGCCCTGACACCACTTTATTAACTGTATTTCATACTGTCTGTGAGCCAGAACATTTGCTGGTGAGACTGGACTCTCTGCTTCACTTGCTGCACAGCAGGTAACCAAAAACACTCAGTTCACCAGAGGTGCACACACTGAGTTATTAAGTGCTGTGGGCCAAAATCCCCACACTGGCCAGCCAGTAATCTGAATATATCAGCTCCAATTTTTAAAACTAATGTAGTAAAATCTCGTTTGAAGTAGGTATGATATTCCATCATCGGTACACCTCAGTGGATGTTTTATCTATATCTATTAAAAGGACAGACTTTATTGCATTTTAGCATCATATTTTAGCCTAAAAAAGTGCGATATGAGCATAAATGTATAATGGTTTGCATAGTGAAAGGACATTTAAGCTATAAGCAGCCccgaaaaacaaacataatcaaaatgaaatatgaccttgaaagaagttaaatatctatatagAATGAAACACCTAGCATATGTTATGGGCAAAAATTATgtgtaaatctgtttaaaaattgaataaattgacaaaaattCACGTCACCCCTGTGCTGGCCCCCTGCTGACAGTTTAGTTCAGTTCTTTGCAAACTCAAAGAGAAGACAAAACTGATCAAAAAAGGTTTAGCAGAGAATTCAGGAACATTTGTCTTTCTGAGTTTTGTGAATGTTGCAACAAATATTTGTTGACATGTTAATTTTAACTTTGAGCTATTAATCTCTGACACATTCCACTTGTCTGCTGACATTTGACCAAACTACAGTCAATAATCTGGTATTTAGGGGCTGTAGCTACTGTAGCAGGTTTAAAGTAAACTGACGCCCCTAAACCTGTAAACCAACTTGTGTACTTACTCTTCTCCTGTCAGCATTTTGGCCAGATGACATGCAGTAAGAGTCTGGAGAGTTTTCATGAGTTATGAGCTTGAACTCCGACCAGTTAAACTGTCTCcttcagcttctcctcctctctctcctgctcaGACTTTGCTGGGTCTTGAACGACTTCCTGCAAGTTCAACTCTCTACACAGAGCTTCTGAAAAAGATTTATGGTGATCCTGTAATAAATTTTGAGAGTGATGCTAAACAAGAACCACATGAAAGCCTCCCTAAAGTATAAGATAACGTCAGTGCAAATGGCCTCAGAGAGAGCAGAACGTGCTGAGGTATGAGTCTGTTTGGCATCCTGAGCAGGTTGTGCATCTGCACGTTTAAATGCTATCCCATAATTATCACTTTGCGTGTACATGACAGGCATGAAGATATCACCCTGaactgcttgtgtgtgtgtgtgtgaaagcgACAGCATTTGGAGGGTATGCAGGTTAATTATGTGaactctgtgtctgtttttcctgctttgttaACGAAAGGCCTGATGGCAGCTtgtgaaataaaatttttttgttgtttttgtgtctgttcagCTCAAATACGGGAGTGGAAATGGAACAAATCTGTGTCCTTGATTGTAATGAATAAAGCTGTTGTTGACCTTTGTGGGTAAACTACAGTTTTGTCCCTCTGTCAAACGGGGCCGTTAGCTGCAGgagtgtgggttttctccgggtactccagctttctcccacagtccaaagacatgctaaGGCTAGCTGGTACTTCtaaattgtttgtctctatgtacagccctgtgatagactcagctgggatagacttcagccccaccatgaccctaatgaggattaagcggtgtatagataatggatggacagataGTTGCAGGAGcccaaatatatttatttcagatTATAGCAGAAGGCCTACAGCTTCTTGCAGTCATACAAATGTGCTCTCACAATCCAAACTTTAAGTCCCCATGACTACAAATTAAATAGGTGTGCTGTGCATTCCCAGAAAACCATTAGTGATTTGTTGATTTACTGCAGGACCCTACctaaaacttcaaataaaatgagaaTATACAGATAACTGCTTCATAATCTGACTTTATGACCCAACAGGTAGGACAAAGACTCTCCAGCAGGGCTTGTTCTCAAGTTCAGGCATCTAAAATTTGACTACAGGGACAGACTCACCTGCACTTGGTATTTATTGGTGAAAGAACAACTAGAGGACTAGTCTTCAGTATCAGAGCACTTTGTACAGCCTTCCACCAACACAAGCTCTGTCCATTACATCCTTGCTTGGTCATGTAACATGGGTAATTTTCACCTCTTTCATCCAGTGACAACCGCAGTCATGTCTTGGGAAAAGTGTCCACATTTTAGAAACCACTCATTGAACAGTGAACTCACAGTCAccaccaatgttccctgtaatttttcatgagtctgagcaaacacacaaactccctgagcgtcccttgaaccactgtgagcaacatcagacgtgtgcactgtggtcacaccagcatcacatccattcaagttacatggtttattaaaagaatcaaattacagcatttacatttctgttaaaacactttgtcaacaggagccagttgaagactgcagtgattttagtgacactacaatgtataagagtgaagttattgaatatttgtctctctttactgttgcagcagttttgcaaattgcagacggaccctgttcactccatagacaccaatgttattcctgtagcttgaaagacagctacttttgataaaactgggcttgtagcacattgtctgccttgcaacaatgggaaagaggcaccgtttatgtttagacaacctatatctaatgagttattgatgctggaagtctgaatctgtgaatatctttccaactttactgaacttggggccactaccacctaaggagtgatatatttaattttgaaaaaagcatttagccatacttaaagctttaagtgctttattaacacggaactaaaaattttgtattgttttattatcacaggttctgtctgaaaagaggtggcatcattttaaacagtgaaatcaaactaataaaatgtaatgaccaaccagtgagcaatactggattctgcaaaaacataaacaacttttttaaaaatctaaatcttatcttaacacagttaatgtattaacttatttttgtgtgtatgcatgtatttattgatttatttagtactgttaacatatcagagttctgagtgaatttttcttaagataggcaaaggccatttattgattacatataggctgttaaatgtttattaaaaactaaaaagcatttaaaaaaaaaaaacaacttaggcatttattgagtcactaaaatactgtagagtacagaccacatcagcatgattataagcatcctctggtaaattaacaaccagatactgatgtctctcaccatatggacttcaggagatgactgggggatgataaactgtgacctactggttgggttctctctgttctcatgtttcttacatgtttgtcccctgacagccgggtcctaatgttttttgagcaacacaccatactatgacgtttttacaatgatggttctactatgaagccagtttgacatgttcaggtgttctttgtgtgaaaactcagagatttcaggtatcagaaggtggttttcaactttctttgttaactctctgcttcaactttaaactaaatttccttcactaagccagccctctggacttccagtaagctgtgttcctattggctgtccaggtggctacttggtgttatcaggaacacctgagcagctcagtgtcttcctgctttatttagctgcactcaaacatttcctctgtttctcttcaccactgaaccgggtttgattccgttgctttagtgtgttctttaggcgttggcttgcagcttccagcagttaaatcgtctttaatgtgtttcttggtgtgttttagggctttgtactggatagttgtcttggtaaatgtggttctttagccacagttagcacatggtgctaatgtgtgcagtgattagtggatttgatgcagctgagttgtgtctttatcttggctgtagtgagtcttcagaggtttttggtcggacacattctgtattcttgtttgtgaaccaacgttggttgtccagaaggtaagagttcctgtcctgattctctgttctcagaggttctctggtaggttgcaggagactttagcgtttgggttgtgctagtttggtttttgtacggtttcatttggatgactatcttgaggcccctccatgtggtttagtgaggttttctgcaacagttctacaaagtaacctgcagcagaagagactttgagagtttttaggaagttctggagaccagactttagagcagcagaaacatttgtcagcagtttgagcaggagaatgtgatcttcagagtagaaatgagatggaaaccttcttgacccgtgtggtgaggttctgtaccaagagtttgagcaggttgtgaagagtctgtagttctttggtctgaaagcacaagaagagtcgactcattaaaggagaaaatgggagatattgttgcttcttctgtcactgtagtttccttagactgaatatcaagtttatattttaaatgatttcccatgtgagcccaagaagacttcaataaactccctccatcccctggacacaacatattttattaccatgttaaatctttttttttttgtttgtttttgagttttaatcacagttttagcatagttttttctctgcttgtttagttttgtaatctgtgtgaaaggtgcta encodes the following:
- the foxq1b gene encoding forkhead box protein Q1 translates to MKLEVFSAHHFAQKPLELCMDAVGGVPSPLSGDELGSDGDCVANSPAPVTQSGDGGKGKPYTRRPKPPYSYIALIAMAIRESSSGRLTLAEINDYLMKKFPFFRGSYTGWRNSVRHNLSLNDCFLKVLRDPSRPWGKDNYWMLNPHSEYTFADGVFRRRRKRIAKRPHKEQESPDILSEDTRLPAPEERVGAKFSSSFAIDSILSTPFKRREESHADAEHPGPRVYWSPGAHLLPYTLNYPTQHTYLSEAAYSGTEPSRDAPTYLRHTAAGMAAPEAAFKMPSKARGFHIDSLLS